The Actinobacillus succinogenes 130Z region TAATTTTTCCGTCACCTGTCCGAAAGTTAAATAAATGGTTTCTACGTTCTTTGTCGATTTTTTGGTCAGCACTTTCTCGTGTATGACCCGCACTTCTTTATCATCTTTACAAACATAACGAGTGGCGACACCGGTTTGTTTGGTTTTGTTTAACATTGCCGTTTGCGGTTTCGGTTTCGCCTCAACAGGCTTAGGAAGGATATTATGAGAACATCCCAACAGAAGCAAGGCTGACAAAAAAAGTGCGGTCGTTTTCACAATTGTTTTTCCTATTTGCTGTATTTATAAGTGCCGTCCGACTGACGAGTAAAGACCGAACCGTCGGATAAGCGCATGGTAACTACCCGACCTTCACCGTTGGTGGCAACCTGAACTTTATCATTTGCCTTAAAGCTGCTTAATACGTTATTTGCACCGCTCGCTTTAGTCATAGCATTCGCATCGCGAATATCCAATCCGTTCGTACGGAAAACCTGAAACAGCGACGTACCGGACGGAATCGTCAAGGTTTTTGACGAACCGTTAACGGCTTTAGATTGACGGGCAACCGCTTTATTTCCCGCCGGTTTGGCATCGACTACCGGCGTTTTGGCCGGCTGGGCTTTCGTCTGCGCTTGTTGTTGCGTTAAACGGGCTTTTTCTTTTGCTTGTTGCTCAGCTTTTAACTTCACGGCTTGCGCCTGTTGTTCCGCTTTACGTTGTGCTTCGCGGGCTTTTTCTAAACGCGTTTGTTCCGCCGCTTTTAATTGAGCCTGATGATCTGCGTTGTTGATTACAGAATTTGCCGCCGACACCGTATTAGCCGCCGGTAGGTTCGCAGCCGTCGCAGATTCGGCGGACTGGTTGACCGTATTGTACGCACCCGTCGCGACAGACACCGCATTCGTTACCGCATTAGAAGCCGCTTGAGTCGCTTGCTCGTTCGGTCGGCTATTATCAGCTTGCGCATTCACATCCGGCGACGGCGCAACAGTATCGGCGTTCGCCGTTTCCGTATTTTCCAACGGTTTATTCGGATCTAACGACTGGAATTCAATAGGCATGGTATTGCCGTTACTGTTCGCCTGGAAGTCTTCCACTGTTTCGGAACGTGGTTTTAACAGCAATAATGCCGCTAAAATCACCACGGCTGCTGCAATAGCCAGAAACAAACGACGATGTTTGTGCGGCAATTTTTGCATAACCTTCCAATCTTCCGGATTTTTAAAGGAGGTTTTGGATGTTACCGTTTTTTTATTTGTGCCGGATTCATCGGCATAATTTACATTTTCCGTTTGCACTGAATCATTGCCTCGGGCCGATGTCGCCTCTTTCGGTTGTGAATTTGGAGAGGAGGAATAAGTCGGTGCGCTATAACCTTGTGCGATGTTGCTTGCTGTTGCGGTCGGTTGTTGCGGATTAACGCCGTTTGCGTTATTGCTCGGATTGTTATTCATGGAAGCCGCCACGGATTTCACCACTTCACCCGGGTTAAGCGTTGCATTGACTTTCTCCGTGCCAAAAGTCGGTTCACGACGTTCGGCAAACGGGTTAGTTGCCGTTTCTTTTTTCTTGAATAATTTATTTAAAAAAGACGGTTCATTTGTCGTTGCTTTTCTCGGTGTAACCGGTTCATTTGAATTGAGACCTAAATCCAATTCGTTTTGATTGGCAGAATCATTTTTGGGCGTATTTTCCACGATATACCTCGGCATTAAAAACTGAAATCAAGCACCTGAAAAGTGCGGTCGAAATTAAGGGTATTCTATCGGATCCCTATCCCGAATACAAAGTTTTATTCGGCTCATTTGCAATTTCCCGCGCCAACTTCGGCACCAGATAACCGGATGTCGTCGCCTGTAAATCACGATAAATTTTGACCGCACTTTCATCGGACACATAAAAATGAGCCGCCCCCTCCACTTTGTCCAGCAGGTGCAGATAATAAGGCAAAATGCCGATTTCAAACAAATTATCGCTCAGTGTTTTCAAAACCGCCGCATTGTCGTTCACATTTTTCAGCAATACGGACTGATTAAGCAACTCTACCCGAGCCTGCTTTAACCGTACCATCGCTTGTGCCAGTACATCATCAATTTCATTGGGATGGTTAATATGCGTTACCAACACCGCTTTCAGCCGTGAGTTTTGCAACATTCGGCACAACGCAGACGTAATTCGTTGCGGAATCATCACCGGCAGGCGGGAATGAATACGCAGACGTTGTAAATGCGGAATGGTTTCCAATTGTTTAATCAACCAATCCAGTTCGTGATCTTTCGCCATTAACGGATCTCCGCCGGAAAAAATCACTTCTTCGATTTGCGGATTTTCCGCAATGTATTCGATCGCCTGACGCCAGTTAGCTTTATTTCCCTGGCTTTGATTATAAGGGAAATGCCGTCTGAAACAGTAACGACAATTTACCGCACAAGCATTTTTTACCATAAATAATAATCGGTTATGATATTTGTGCAGAATATTGGGCGCCGGCATTTTTTGTTCTTCCAGCGGATCCTTATTGAACCCTTCCGCATATAAAAATTCCTGATGAGAGAGCATAACCTGTAACAGCAACGGATCCTGCGGGTTGCCTTTTTCCATTTTGGTAATAAACGGAATCGGCACTCTCAGGGGAAAAAGCTTGCGGGCGGCGAA contains the following coding sequences:
- a CDS encoding MliC family protein, with the translated sequence MKTTALFLSALLLLGCSHNILPKPVEAKPKPQTAMLNKTKQTGVATRYVCKDDKEVRVIHEKVLTKKSTKNVETIYLTFGQVTEKLKSTISASGKVYTNIHLRWIERVGGANTLTNSVGVILADVCVAQ
- a CDS encoding LysM-like peptidoglycan-binding domain-containing protein, which produces MPRYIVENTPKNDSANQNELDLGLNSNEPVTPRKATTNEPSFLNKLFKKKETATNPFAERREPTFGTEKVNATLNPGEVVKSVAASMNNNPSNNANGVNPQQPTATASNIAQGYSAPTYSSSPNSQPKEATSARGNDSVQTENVNYADESGTNKKTVTSKTSFKNPEDWKVMQKLPHKHRRLFLAIAAAVVILAALLLLKPRSETVEDFQANSNGNTMPIEFQSLDPNKPLENTETANADTVAPSPDVNAQADNSRPNEQATQAASNAVTNAVSVATGAYNTVNQSAESATAANLPAANTVSAANSVINNADHQAQLKAAEQTRLEKAREAQRKAEQQAQAVKLKAEQQAKEKARLTQQQAQTKAQPAKTPVVDAKPAGNKAVARQSKAVNGSSKTLTIPSGTSLFQVFRTNGLDIRDANAMTKASGANNVLSSFKANDKVQVATNGEGRVVTMRLSDGSVFTRQSDGTYKYSK
- the epmB gene encoding EF-P beta-lysylation protein EpmB produces the protein MYILTQNIPVREEPKQENWLEVLANAVSDPVELLKMLNLSAQFSKRDFAARKLFPLRVPIPFITKMEKGNPQDPLLLQVMLSHQEFLYAEGFNKDPLEEQKMPAPNILHKYHNRLLFMVKNACAVNCRYCFRRHFPYNQSQGNKANWRQAIEYIAENPQIEEVIFSGGDPLMAKDHELDWLIKQLETIPHLQRLRIHSRLPVMIPQRITSALCRMLQNSRLKAVLVTHINHPNEIDDVLAQAMVRLKQARVELLNQSVLLKNVNDNAAVLKTLSDNLFEIGILPYYLHLLDKVEGAAHFYVSDESAVKIYRDLQATTSGYLVPKLAREIANEPNKTLYSG